DNA from Ignisphaera sp.:
GACCTATCTGATCCATGCTACTGGCATAAGCTATTAATCCATATCTGCTAACCAGACCATATGTCGGCTTCAAACCATAAACTCCGCAAAAGGATGCAGGATTTCTTATAGAACCCCCAGTATCGGATCCTAATGCAAGAGGAGCTTCTCCAGATGCTAACGCGGTAGCACTACCCCCAGAGGATCCACCGGGAACTCTTGTCGTATCCCAAGGATTTTTAGTAGGATAAAAAGCACTTGTCTCTGTAGTAGAGCCCATGGCAAATTCATCCATGTTTGTCTTGCCTATTATTATACCACCTTCTCTCAATATCTTCTCAACAACCGTGGCATTATATGGAGGAACATAGTTTTCAAGCATCTTCGAGGCGCAAGTTGTTCTAATACCTTTGGTTGAGATGTTATCCTTAACAGCTATCGGTATTCCAAAAAGCTTTAGGTTGTCAATCCTATGCTTGTTTTCCTTGATCAAATTCTCTACATATCTATCTAAAGTCTCTTGTGGTATGATGGTAATAAAGGACCGGATTTTGTTTTCAACTCTTTTTATATTATCGTATAAAGAATCAAGATAGTCAAAAGTCTTTGAGGGATCTGTCTTAAACTCCTCAATCAGTTTGTGGATAGGCATCGACAGATATTTACTCATTTTTATGCACCAACAGTTTTAGGAGCTTTAACATAGTCGTTCTCTAGAATGGCATTATCCTTGAGTAGCTCATGATTCTCGTCAATGGCATCCAATACCTCATCTTCTCTCAGAGGCAGCTCTATCTCAACAACATGATATAGTGGCTCAACATTGTCAAGACCTTCAACCTTCATAACCTCATTGAATAATTCTATCACTTTTTTAATCTCTTCATAAACCCTCTTTTTCTCTTCCTCATTAAACTTAATAAGCGTTAATCGCTCCAAATACTCTAAAATATTGCTATCGCTTGAGCTCAACAAATATACACCCTTAGTCTAGGTTAGATATAACACTATTTTAGCCTAAAAATCTATTTAAGAACCTTAAAAATATGGTGTAAGTCTACGAAGCCTGAAGAAGTTATAGAGTCTCTGAATAACTTCTTAGAGAATGATACGATCGTATTTACTGCAGTTGAAGAAGCAAATACTCTAGGCTATAACATAATCCAATTTTTGATTAGTCTAGACATAGATGGTGTATCCAGTTATGTGGTATTTCAATATACTCCTTTAGCTGATGAGCTAATTCCAATAGCTCTCATAGTAGAGTTCAGCGATGCCCTTTCAAAAGAAATCAATTTTAACTCTATAGCAGGTCTTGTAATGGATTCTGGTGGATTTATGTTTGGCTCAGGAGAGGCGACAGG
Protein-coding regions in this window:
- the gatC gene encoding Asp-tRNA(Asn)/Glu-tRNA(Gln) amidotransferase subunit GatC: MSSSDSNILEYLERLTLIKFNEEEKKRVYEEIKKVIELFNEVMKVEGLDNVEPLYHVVEIELPLREDEVLDAIDENHELLKDNAILENDYVKAPKTVGA